A part of Eschrichtius robustus isolate mEscRob2 chromosome 20, mEscRob2.pri, whole genome shotgun sequence genomic DNA contains:
- the C20H17orf99 gene encoding protein IL-40 — MVIGLKERSDLGSPGATYSVLSHLQPVEKRRRTAQRNSPHLMGHTGTHPPREHPEALEWRWPRSRKLLLAWLRAPRGRGMRVLPLLCLAALATSSSAKQEKEPVSQLQADFTLLDRGSGLRVEVFCQASSGSPPITYRLVRRSGHIHMQQTRNPGQPANFSFPLNQTSDWFRCQAENDVSVQHTPFTLVPPGELPQGPTFVLAGCLISIIAIFSWKLSWTKQIRC, encoded by the exons ATGGTCATTGGCCTAAAGGAGCGAA GTGACCTGGGCTCACCTGGGGCAACCTACTCAGTGCTGTCACACCTGCAGCCTGTGGAGAAGAGGCGCAGAACAGCCCAGAGAAACAGCCCTCATCTGATGGGGCACACAG GCACGCACCCACCCAGGGAGCACCCAGAGGCTCTGGAGTGGAGGTGGCCTCGCTCGAGGAAGCTCTTGCTCGCCTGGCTGAGGGCCCCACGCGGCAGAGGCATGAGAGTCCTGCCGCTGCTCTGCTTGGCCGCGCTAG CCACCAGCAGCTCCGCGAAGCAGGAGAAAG AGCCGGTGTCCCAGCTGCAAGCTGACTTCACCCTGTTGGACAGGGGGTCAGGCCTCAGGGTAGAGGTGTTCTGCCAGGCATCCTCGGGCAGCCCACCCATCACCTACAGACTGGTCAGGAGGAGCGGGCACATCCACATGCAGCAGACTCGGAACCCTGGGCAGCCAGCCAACTTCTCCTTCCCACTGAACCAGACGTCGGACTGGTTCCGGTGCCAGGCTGAAAACGACGTCAGCGTCCAGCACACTCCCTTCACACTGGTGCCCCCAG GAGAGCTGCCCCAGGGACCCACCTTCGTGCTGGCTGGCTGCCTTATCTCCATCATAGCCATCTTTTCTTGGAAACTGAGCTGGACCAAGCAGATCAG atgctaa
- the SYNGR2 gene encoding synaptogyrin-2 — protein sequence MESGAYGAAKAGGSFDLRRFLTQPQVVVRAVCLVFALIVFSCIFGEGYSNTHSSKQQYCVFNLNEDACRFGSAIGVLAFLASAFFLVVDVYFPQISNATDRKYLVISDLLFSALWTFLWFVGFCFLANQWAATKPEYVLVGADSARAAITFSFFSVFSWGVLASLAYQRYKAGVDDFIQNYVDPTLDPSTAYSSYPGAPADSYQQPPFTQSAETTEGYQPPPVY from the exons atGGAGAGCGGGGCCTACGGCGCGGCCAAGGCGGGCGGCTCCTTCGACCTGCGGCGCTTCCTGACGCAGCCGCAGGTGGTGGTGCGCGCCGTGTGCTTG GTCTTCGCCTTGATCGTGTTCTCATGCATCTTCGGTGAGGGCTACAGCAACACCCACAGCTCCAAACAGCAGTACTGCGTGTTCAACCTCAACGAGGACGCGTGCCGCTTCGGCAGCGCCATCGGGGTGCTGGCCTTCCTGGCCTCGGCCTTCTTCCTCGTGGTTGACGTCTATTTCCCCCAGATCAGCAACGCCACTGACCGCAAGTACCTGGTCATCAGCGACCTGCTCTTCTCAG CTCTCTGGACCTTCCTGTGGTTTGTTGGCTTCTGCTTCCTTGCCAATCAATGGGCAGCCACCAAGCCGGAATATGTGCTGGTGGGAGCCGACTCAGCCCGGGCGGCCATCACCTTCAgcttcttttctgtcttctcctgG GGCGTGCTGGCGTCCTTGGCCTACCAGCGCTACAAGGCCGGAGTGGACGACTTCATCCAGAACTATGTGGACCCCACTCTGGACCCCAGCACGGCCTACTCCTCCTACCCAGGCGCGCCTGCGGACAGCTACCAGCAGCCGCCCTTCACCCAGAGCGCCGAGACCACAGAGGGCTACCAGCCGCCCCCCGTGTACTGA
- the TK1 gene encoding thymidine kinase, cytosolic → MKKHGAGTGASLQGGGGGGSSICDLPEGTMSCINLPTVLPGSPSKTRGQIQVILGPMFSGKSTELMRRVRRFQIAQYKCLVIKYAKDTRYSSNFSTHDRNTMEALPACVLRDVAQEALGVAVIGIDEGQFFPDIVEFSETMANAGKTVIVAALDGTFQRKAFGTILNLVPLAESVVKLTAVCMECFREAAYTKRLGVEKEVEVIGGADKYHSVCRLCYFKKASVQPAGLDSKENKENCPVLGKPGEAPGARKLFAPHQILQCSPAN, encoded by the exons ATGAAGAAGCACGGCGCGGGAACCGGCGCGAGCCTgcagggcggcggcggcggaggttCCTCGATTTGTGATCTCCCTGAAGGCACCATGAGCTGCATCAACCTGCCCACCGTGCTGCCCGGCTCCCCCAGCAAGACCCGGGGGCAGATCCAG gTGATTCTCGGACCCATGTTCTCAGGAAAAAG TACTGAGCTGATGAGACGCGTCCGTCGCTTCCAGATTGCCCAGTACAAGTGCCTGGTGATCAAATATGCCAAAGACACGCGTTACAGCAGCAACTTCTCCACGCATGACCG GAACACCATGGAGGCCCTGCCAGCCTGCGTGCTCCGGGACGTGGCCCAGGAGGCCCTGGGCGTGGCTGTTATAGGCATCGACGAAGGGCAGTTT TTCCCCGACATCGTGGAGTTCAGCGAGACCATGGCCAATGCCGGGAAGACCGTCATTGTGGCCGCACTGGATGGGACCTTCCAGAGGAAG GCGTTCGGGACCATCCTGAACCTGGTGCCCCTGGCCGAGAGTGTGGTGAAGCTGACGGCGGTGTGCATGGAGTGCTTCCGAGAGGCCGCCTACACCAAGAGGCTGGGCGTGGAGAAAGAG GTCGAGGTGATCGGAGGAGCAGACAAGTACCACTCCGTGTGCCGCCTCTGCTACTTCAAGAAGGCTTCGGTTCAGCCTGCCGGGCTGGacagcaaagagaacaaagagaacTGCCCAGTGCTGGGAAAGCCCGGGGAGGCCCCGGGAGCCAGGAAGCTATTTGCTCCTCACCAGATCCTGCAGTGCAGCCCGGCCAACTGA